From the endosymbiont of Bathymodiolus septemdierum str. Myojin knoll genome, one window contains:
- the dat gene encoding D-amino-acid transaminase: MVYLNGNFIAKNKASISVMDRGFLFGDGVYEVIPVYNGKIFRLKAHLKRLQKSLDSVKIPNPHTKSEWLDIFNQLLSHAKTDDQSIYFQITRGVDTQRKHSFESLTPTVYIETNPLIPKPKQVLEQGFRVITQPDIRWSRCDIKATSLLANTLYAQNAKEQKMEEVILHRDNIITEGATSNVFMIKDSTLYTHPTGVNILSGITRDLAMESAQACGLTINESTFTLNKLLNADEVWISSSTREVMPIIQIDGRTVNSGKVGQYWECVYEHYQHLKEASE, translated from the coding sequence ATGGTCTATCTGAACGGCAATTTTATTGCAAAAAACAAAGCCTCTATTTCTGTTATGGATAGAGGCTTTTTATTCGGCGATGGTGTTTATGAGGTTATCCCTGTTTATAACGGCAAAATATTTCGTCTAAAAGCACATCTTAAACGCCTACAAAAAAGTTTAGACTCAGTAAAAATCCCCAACCCTCATACCAAAAGTGAGTGGTTAGATATTTTTAATCAATTACTCAGCCATGCAAAAACAGATGACCAATCCATCTATTTTCAAATCACGCGTGGCGTAGACACACAAAGAAAACACAGTTTTGAATCGCTAACCCCAACGGTTTATATTGAGACTAACCCGTTAATACCAAAACCCAAACAAGTATTAGAACAGGGTTTTCGTGTTATTACCCAGCCTGATATTCGCTGGTCACGATGCGACATCAAAGCCACTTCGCTATTAGCAAATACGCTCTACGCACAAAACGCCAAAGAACAGAAAATGGAAGAAGTAATTTTGCACCGTGATAATATCATCACCGAAGGCGCAACTTCTAATGTCTTTATGATAAAAGACAGTACGCTTTACACGCACCCAACAGGGGTGAATATCCTCTCAGGCATTACCCGAGATTTAGCAATGGAAAGTGCACAAGCCTGTGGCCTTACGATTAATGAATCAACCTTCACGCTAAATAAATTATTGAACGCTGACGAGGTTTGGATTTCCAGCTCCACCCGTGAAGTGATGCCGATTATCCAGATAGATGGGCGCACTGTGAATAGCGGTAAAGTCGGGCAATATTGGGAATGTGTGTATGAACATTATCAACACCTCAAAGAGGCATCCGAATGA
- a CDS encoding D-alanyl-D-alanine carboxypeptidase family protein, translating to MKYQSLIKKLMITLSVLSFNVQASIFITPKAPSINAAAYLVVDHNSGVVIASSDADELRAPASLTKLMTAYVVFQLIKDGRVGLNDDVRISKKAWKTGGSKSFVEVGKTIKLETLLQGMIIQSGNDSAVALAEHIAGTEGTFATYMNEYAKELGMLSSNFENASGLPVKDNKQNVTARDMAKLASAIIRDFPQFYPWFSQKEFSYHGIKQRNRNKLLWSDHTVDGLKTGHTKRAGYNLVVSAKRVDDMRLISVVLGSTGTQARAEQTQTLLDYGFRFYETKKISEISNKIPIPSSTKKAIKVGFNHPQAITLPRGQYRLSQQAIELNNNLAAPISKGDNIGHFIIKFEGNVLAKLPIIALEDAPESGFFSRLLDKIGL from the coding sequence ATGAAATATCAATCACTTATTAAAAAATTAATGATCACCCTTAGCGTCTTATCATTCAATGTACAGGCGTCTATTTTCATCACACCTAAGGCGCCTTCAATTAATGCAGCGGCCTATCTCGTCGTTGACCATAATTCAGGCGTAGTGATTGCCTCTAGCGATGCAGATGAATTACGCGCACCCGCAAGTTTAACCAAATTAATGACTGCCTATGTGGTTTTTCAACTGATTAAAGATGGTAGAGTAGGGTTAAATGATGATGTGCGCATTAGTAAAAAAGCATGGAAAACAGGCGGGTCAAAAAGTTTTGTTGAGGTCGGTAAAACCATTAAATTAGAAACTTTATTACAAGGTATGATTATTCAATCTGGCAATGATTCGGCGGTCGCGTTGGCAGAGCATATTGCTGGCACTGAGGGTACTTTTGCGACTTATATGAATGAGTATGCTAAAGAGCTAGGGATGTTAAGTTCTAATTTTGAAAATGCCTCAGGTTTACCAGTCAAAGATAACAAGCAAAATGTTACCGCCAGAGATATGGCAAAACTTGCATCCGCAATTATTCGTGATTTCCCACAGTTCTACCCATGGTTTTCACAAAAAGAGTTTTCTTATCACGGTATAAAACAGCGTAATCGTAATAAATTACTTTGGTCCGATCACACAGTAGACGGGCTAAAAACAGGTCACACTAAAAGGGCGGGGTACAATCTTGTTGTTAGTGCTAAGCGTGTTGACGATATGCGTCTAATTTCCGTAGTGCTTGGCTCAACGGGTACGCAAGCCAGAGCAGAACAAACTCAAACACTCTTGGATTATGGTTTCCGTTTTTATGAAACCAAAAAAATTAGTGAAATTAGCAATAAAATACCGATTCCCAGTTCAACCAAAAAAGCAATAAAAGTGGGTTTTAATCATCCGCAAGCAATCACTTTACCGCGTGGTCAATACAGACTGTCTCAGCAGGCGATTGAGTTAAATAATAATTTGGCAGCACCAATTAGCAAAGGCGATAACATTGGACACTTTATTATTAAATTTGAAGGCAATGTGTTGGCAAAACTGCCGATTATCGCCCTGGAAGATGCACCTGAATCTGGTTTCTTCTCACGACTACTGGATAAAATTGGGCTATAA
- a CDS encoding aminoglycoside phosphotransferase family protein: MIDLRLDALTDWLEIFFGDENFVIVSASDDASFRRYFRVERSNSTFIAMDAPPEKEDNKSFIKIAQLLRNNNLYAPKIIEFDLIQGFLLIEDLGNTTFLQALREDNRIDLYKKSIDTLVQMQAIDCKNKHLPIYNNNLLKAEMQLLVDWYLPKNSQHLNALQSLFQSLSDNALSSPQVFVHRDYHVRNMMMVNGEIALIDFQDALVGSNTYDLCSLLKDAYLELSSDEIQILLKYYYQQANIKIAFSNFEKQFELMGLQRHLKILGIFKRLSIRDGKHQYLDDIPLVEKYIRQVADKYPDFTLLKDVI; this comes from the coding sequence ATGATAGATTTACGCCTGGATGCACTCACAGACTGGCTGGAAATTTTCTTTGGTGATGAAAATTTCGTCATTGTTAGTGCCAGCGATGATGCCAGTTTTCGTCGTTATTTCAGAGTGGAACGCAGTAATAGCACCTTTATTGCAATGGATGCCCCCCCTGAAAAAGAAGACAATAAATCGTTTATAAAAATTGCCCAGTTGTTAAGAAACAACAATCTATACGCGCCAAAAATTATTGAATTTGATTTAATTCAGGGTTTTTTATTGATTGAAGATTTAGGCAATACCACTTTTTTACAAGCACTAAGAGAGGATAACCGTATAGATTTATATAAAAAATCCATTGACACACTCGTGCAAATGCAAGCCATTGATTGCAAAAACAAGCACTTACCTATCTATAATAACAACCTATTAAAAGCTGAAATGCAGTTATTGGTTGATTGGTATCTACCAAAAAACAGTCAGCATCTTAACGCATTACAAAGCCTTTTTCAAAGCCTTAGCGACAATGCACTCAGCAGCCCACAAGTTTTCGTCCATCGTGATTACCATGTACGCAATATGATGATGGTTAATGGTGAGATTGCGCTTATTGACTTTCAAGATGCACTAGTCGGTTCAAACACTTATGACTTATGTTCTTTACTCAAAGATGCCTACCTTGAATTATCTAGCGATGAAATTCAAATACTTTTAAAATATTATTATCAACAAGCAAATATAAAAATTGCATTTTCAAATTTTGAAAAACAATTTGAATTAATGGGCTTACAGCGCCATTTGAAAATCCTTGGCATCTTCAAACGCCTCTCTATTCGTGACGGCAAACATCAATATTTAGACGACATTCCTTTGGTTGAAAAATATATACGACAAGTCGCCGATAAATACCCAGATTTCACCCTCTTAAAGGATGTTATATGA
- the mltB gene encoding lytic murein transglycosylase B: MRLLAISLLLLSSLVSAKIVPATYFKTTQNFIDKMVTKHDFNRDELLTIFATVKFKIADKPIKKNKVKRVKKPPMVWDKYRDLFLTEERINNGVKFWKDNLAVITRAEKTYNVPAEIIVAILGIETSYGSKKGTHSTFKVLTTRAFTNYRRRNFYRNELESFLLMSRDNAIAPLSVKGSYAGAMGFPQFIASSYRHYAVDFDHDGVIDLFSSPADAIGSIANYFDQHHWHDFGEIARPIELHGKQLEHAKRANSKPKMNAKFWRNKGFNIDVDINDKTKLAFIRLPQKTIDETWLTFWNFYVLTRYNHDNRYAITAYRLSEKIKQQFNLKY, translated from the coding sequence ATGAGACTCCTTGCTATTTCTCTCTTGCTCCTATCCTCATTGGTTTCTGCCAAAATAGTGCCAGCAACCTACTTTAAAACCACGCAGAATTTCATTGATAAAATGGTAACAAAGCACGATTTTAATCGTGATGAATTACTGACTATTTTTGCCACTGTTAAATTTAAAATTGCTGATAAACCTATCAAGAAAAATAAAGTCAAGCGCGTGAAAAAACCGCCGATGGTGTGGGACAAATATAGAGACTTATTTCTTACCGAAGAACGCATTAATAATGGCGTTAAGTTTTGGAAGGATAATTTAGCAGTCATAACGCGCGCTGAAAAAACTTACAATGTACCTGCTGAAATTATCGTTGCTATTTTAGGCATAGAAACCAGTTATGGTAGCAAAAAAGGTACGCACTCGACTTTCAAGGTTTTAACAACCCGCGCCTTTACTAATTACCGCCGACGCAATTTTTACCGCAATGAATTAGAGTCATTCTTGCTAATGTCGCGTGACAATGCCATTGCGCCTTTGTCTGTTAAAGGTTCATACGCAGGGGCAATGGGATTTCCGCAATTTATTGCCAGTTCTTATCGTCATTATGCAGTAGACTTTGACCACGATGGTGTGATTGATTTGTTCTCTTCGCCTGCGGATGCTATTGGCTCTATTGCCAATTATTTTGACCAGCACCATTGGCACGATTTTGGTGAAATCGCTCGCCCTATTGAACTCCATGGTAAACAACTTGAACACGCCAAACGCGCGAATTCTAAACCAAAAATGAACGCAAAATTTTGGCGCAACAAAGGCTTCAACATTGATGTAGATATTAATGATAAAACAAAATTAGCCTTTATTCGGCTACCGCAAAAAACAATTGACGAAACTTGGCTCACTTTTTGGAATTTTTATGTACTAACCCGTTATAATCACGATAACCGATATGCAATAACCGCTTATCGTTTATCAGAAAAAATAAAACAACAATTTAATTTAAAATACTAA
- the murU gene encoding N-acetylmuramate alpha-1-phosphate uridylyltransferase MurU — translation MKAMILAAGKGERMMPLTKDTPKPLLKVHGKTLIEHTIDNLKKSSITDIVINTAYLGNKIQVYLGDGSQFGVQIQYSAETTILETAGGIIQALPLLGNEPFMVINADVLCDLDLSLPILPNDALAHLVLIDNPGHNLVGDFSLNDNRITLKKEQTYTFSGIGIYHPNFFQSHLNSKQKLPLITLFKEAISSNKLTGKHYQCDWHDIGTPERLELMNKI, via the coding sequence ATGAAGGCTATGATTCTCGCCGCAGGCAAAGGTGAACGAATGATGCCACTAACCAAAGACACGCCAAAACCATTACTCAAAGTCCATGGTAAAACGCTGATTGAGCATACGATAGACAACCTTAAAAAATCAAGTATTACCGATATTGTCATTAATACCGCCTATCTTGGCAATAAAATCCAGGTGTATTTAGGTGATGGCAGTCAATTCGGCGTGCAAATCCAATATAGTGCTGAAACCACCATTTTAGAAACTGCTGGTGGCATCATTCAAGCCTTACCCTTATTAGGTAATGAGCCTTTTATGGTGATTAACGCCGATGTCTTATGCGACTTAGATTTATCCCTGCCCATCTTACCCAATGATGCTTTGGCGCATTTAGTATTGATTGACAACCCAGGACACAATCTGGTCGGTGATTTTTCCCTAAACGACAACCGAATCACCTTGAAAAAAGAGCAAACTTACACTTTTTCAGGTATCGGCATCTACCACCCCAATTTTTTTCAATCACACTTAAACAGTAAACAAAAACTTCCGCTTATTACCTTATTCAAAGAAGCCATTAGCAGTAACAAACTCACTGGCAAACACTACCAATGCGACTGGCACGATATTGGTACGCCAGAGCGACTTGAATTAATGAATAAGATATAA